The DNA sequence TCATCCCGGAGACCGTCGCCGCGCTCCGAACGGACCTCCTGGTGCTCGGAACGCATGGCTACGAGGGAGTCGCGCACGCGCTCCTCGGGACTGTCGCCGGAGACGTCCTCCGGGAAGTTCCATGTGACGTCATGGTGGTGCCGCCCAGCGCCTCCACGGCCCGGAAGAAATGAAGCTGGGGCGAGCGCGGTGCTCGCCCCTCATCCGCGTTGACGCACGTAGTGGAGCCCCACCACACCGCTCGGATACGGCTTCGCGGACTTCAGGCTGAACGTCGCATGCACGCCGTCCGGCATCACGCGTTTCCCGCCGCCCAGGGTCAGGGGATAGAGGAGCAGGTGCAGCTCGTCCACCAGATCGTGGGCGAGCAACGCGTGTACGAGCTGACTGCTGCCGTCGGTCAAGATGTCGCGGCCAGGCTGGGCCTTCAGCCCTCGCACGAACTCCATCGGGTTCTCACGGATGATGGTCGTGTCCCGCCAGATCGGCTTCTCGAGCGTCCGCGAGACGACGTATTTCTTCGGAGCGTTCATCATGTCGCCGAAGGGATCTCCCGGGGGCATCGGCTCGAAGGCTTCGGCGTGCGTCACGTACGTGCGTCGGCCCAGGAGCAGCGCGTCCATGTTCTGCATGAGCTCCTGGAAGGTCTTGCCGATGTCGTCGTGCCAGTAGGGCATCGTCCATCCGCCGTGCTCGAATCCTCCGTCACGATCTTCGTCCTTGCCGCCCGGCGCCTGCATGACGCCGTCCAACGACACGAACTCGGACACAATGAGTCTTCTCATCGAGATCCCTCCTGGCGCTCTGCGTCGGGACGACGCGGCGGCCGGCACCATACCGTGCGTGCCGGAGACGGACCTTGCCGAACCTCGCGGTGAAGACCTCCAGTGTGCAGTTCCCGTGCGGCAGGTGCGCCCTCACTTCGGCTGTGCGCTCCCGGGTGGGGGGACGAAACGATAGATGGCGCTCTCGATATCGGACGACAGGTAGAGGGTCCCCGAGCCGCCTACTGCGACGCCCGTGGGGACGTACCCTGGCGGCAGGCCCTCGCTCTCGGGCAGGCCGATGCGCAGGCCCTTCGCGATGACGGTGGAGCGTCCCGTGGCCGGGTCGATGCGCACCAACTGCTTGCGGCCCACCTCGGCGACGATCAATCCGCCGTCGGGATGCCGGGCGATGCCCTCCGGTGCCTTCAGACCCTTGGCCACCGGGCGCCGGGCGCCATCCGACAGGCGCACCCGCGTCACCTGCCCCGAGCCCACCTCCGTGACGTACACGCCTGGCTCCTTCGCCTCCGTGTCGGCCACGAGTCCCACCGGCCCCTTCAGTCCCTCGGTCAGCACCGTCGTCCCTGCGGGCTCGGCGGTATCCACCCGGACGAGCCGGCCCGTGGTGGCCTCGGCGAGCAGCAGCGTGCCATCGGCGAGTTCGAGCACGCCCTGCACGCCATTCGTGTTGGGGATCGTCCGCAACACCTCTCCGGAGGTTCGATCCAGGACCTGCACGCTCCCCAGGTAGGCACTGCTCAGCACCACATGCGTGGCGCCCAGGCTCACGTTCATCGGGAAGGTCATCCGGGAGGAGAGGACTCGAGTCGTCTGGGCGATCTTCCCATCACGCCCTCCCACGCGGCGAAGGGCATACACATCCGCCACATACAGGCTCTCGCTCGGATCATCCGGCGCGACGGCGAGTCCGGAAGGCACGCTCAGGCGCGCCTCGACAACGGGCCGGATGGAGCCATCCGCGGGAGTGACCACACGGATGTCGTTGTCCACCATGTTGGACACATACACCTGGTCATCGGGCCCCACCGTAAGGTTGTCGAGTCCGGTGGGAAGCTTGGCGACGACCTCCTTGGCTCCCGTGGCCACCCGGACGCGGACCAGCTCGCCCCGCACCGAGTCCGCCACGTAGAGATTCTCGCGGCTCGCGTCGAAGTTGACGGCGACCGGCATCCCGAAGCCCTCCGCCACGACCTCGGTGGTCCCCGTATCCACGTCCATGCGGACAATCTGCCCCTTGAGCAGGAGCGGCCCGTACAACCGATCGTCCGTGCCGAACTCGAAGCCGTTGAGGAACCCGAGCCCGGTGCGGAGCTGGCGAGGTGGCTTGCGCCCGTTCGGATCCATTTCCCACAGCGCATCGCCCCGGCCGAGCTGGGTGAAGTAGAGCCTGCCGTCGCGGCGGAAGGCCAGCGAGTTGAGGCCCGGC is a window from the Hyalangium ruber genome containing:
- a CDS encoding dihydrofolate reductase family protein, with protein sequence MRRLIVSEFVSLDGVMQAPGGKDEDRDGGFEHGGWTMPYWHDDIGKTFQELMQNMDALLLGRRTYVTHAEAFEPMPPGDPFGDMMNAPKKYVVSRTLEKPIWRDTTIIRENPMEFVRGLKAQPGRDILTDGSSQLVHALLAHDLVDELHLLLYPLTLGGGKRVMPDGVHATFSLKSAKPYPSGVVGLHYVRQRG
- a CDS encoding SMP-30/gluconolactonase/LRE family protein, which produces MMTRLLSKALAAGMLMVGGQALSAPPPAYRQEVVVAGSPFQGVHGLALDGKGHLLASNLLGQSVHSIDLSTGAVSTLVGPPLGGADDVALGPDGSIYWTGYFSGRLMRRTPDGKTRVLAKDLPGLNSLAFRRDGRLYFTQLGRGDALWEMDPNGRKPPRQLRTGLGFLNGFEFGTDDRLYGPLLLKGQIVRMDVDTGTTEVVAEGFGMPVAVNFDASRENLYVADSVRGELVRVRVATGAKEVVAKLPTGLDNLTVGPDDQVYVSNMVDNDIRVVTPADGSIRPVVEARLSVPSGLAVAPDDPSESLYVADVYALRRVGGRDGKIAQTTRVLSSRMTFPMNVSLGATHVVLSSAYLGSVQVLDRTSGEVLRTIPNTNGVQGVLELADGTLLLAEATTGRLVRVDTAEPAGTTVLTEGLKGPVGLVADTEAKEPGVYVTEVGSGQVTRVRLSDGARRPVAKGLKAPEGIARHPDGGLIVAEVGRKQLVRIDPATGRSTVIAKGLRIGLPESEGLPPGYVPTGVAVGGSGTLYLSSDIESAIYRFVPPPGSAQPK